CCCAGAAGAGCCCAAAACACTACTGCTGGCCCTGTAGCCAACACAATGGGTTTAAAAGCCAAGGGCCCAAATGCATGGACTGGGGCAGGGGAATCCCCAGGGAGGGGCTGTGCTCACAGGGGGAGGAACATTGGGGGGGGGTCAGATCACTGGCACCTCTAAAGGGGACAGGCAGCTGTGGGCAAGATGGAGAAGGAGGCTTCCTAGCATGATTGAACTCCTCTGCCCCTCCTGCAGCTGGATTCCCCATCTctgctcttctctcctcccttgatCCCTTCAACATCCCTTCAAGCTCCCCAGCTTCCATGGATGGTGGTTACAAATGAAAAGGTATTAGTGAGTCAATGTGTGATCCCCCTGTCTAGATAACATGCTTTCAACCCACttaaaatatttactgatttgggggcagctgggtggctcagtggatagagagccaggctcagagatgggaggttctggctCCAAATGTGGCcatagacactttctagctaggtgaccctgggcaagtcacttacctccattgcctagccctttttactcttctgccttggaaccaatacacagtattgaattcAAGATGGAACCTCtaagaggatttaaaaaaaaaaaaaaaggaatatagatGGGGATCAGtgaggtggttcaatggatagaccTAGGAATCAGGAGGGCCTgttttcaaatctaaccttagacacttcctagctgggtgaccctgggcaagtcacttacctccattgtttagcccttattactctgccttggaaccaatacatagtattgaattCAAGATGGAACTTctaaaaggtttaaaataaaaagagtataAATGGGGAtcagtgaggtggctcaatggatagaccTAGGAGTCAGGAGGGCCCgatttcaaatctaacttcagacacttcctagctgagtgatcctgggcaagtcacttagcccccagtGCCTAACCTTTAggctattctgtcttggaaccagtccatacactgtattgattctaggatgggaGGGAATTTACTAACTGAAGGTCCCTTCTGCTTCCTGAGGGAGGGAAATGCTTTGTCTCTCCCTGGAACATGAATTCTCTGAAGGCAGGGTCTGGGCTGTTTTTGTATCTCTCGAGGCCTGGCACAGTAAGTCCTTTGTGGGCTGTATAGCTTACCTGTGGTCTCTGTGAGGATGTAAGCCCATTAGCAATGGCTGAGCATCTTAAGGCCCTTTGTTCAAGGgactgtgctaagggctgaagACACTAGGCAGGCCTTGGCAGGGCTGGCTTTcaggaagcttacagtctaatggaaagCCCCTTACAAACCTTCAGGAGTTCTAACTGCCATTATTGTTGCATAAACCCATTCAGGAGATCTTGTGGACAAGGAGGCGGGGAGATAACGCAGCGGGACCAGACCATTTCTGACGCCCCAAAGAACAAGACGCATTGTCAAAGGCAAAAGCAGTTTATTTCTGACACATTTCCAAAAGAGTGAGGACAGAGGAATACAAGGAAATACAAATCAAGCTCCAGAAAAGGCATTAAAGaactccccctcctcctcccctaaGTTTCAGTGATCATTGAGACACAGGCAAGATGGGGATGGAGAACCGCTCCAGACTCACCTCCTCTTATCAAGCAGGTAGGACTCAGACAGGAGCCTGTTCTAAGCCCGCCGCAGCTTCCCAAAGACCACAGAATCCATACGCTGGAGCCCCCGGGATACGTTTCCTAGACCGCAGCTTGGGCCTGGGCCTGGCATGTGCCCTGACACACCGCCTGGATCTTTTGGCACCAATTCTGAGCATTCCTACTGGGGTCCACCAGGTGATAGATCTTGTTAGGCGTGTGAACAAAAAAGGTCTTAAAACTTTTCACCTGGGGCCGCAGTTCTGGGGACCAAAGGATTTCTCCTTTTAGGACTTTGCTGATGGGATCCACAAAATACAGGCAGGGCCCTTCTGTGAGAAGTAACTGGTAACGCTGGGTACTGGCGAACAGGCCCTTGCGCCTATTTACCGGGCCCATTTTGAGAATCAAGCGATTGTCTACAAAGCGATGCCACGGattcccctgggcctgcttctccAGTAAGAGGCTCCGCTCCTCTTCGGAGAAGTTGAGGTCCAGCTCCAGAGAATTCTCGTCTAGGTAGTAAGTGTATCCCTCCACTTTGGAGGAGGCCTGGAGGAAGGCCGGCTGTGCTGGAGCCAGAGGAGGGCTCTGCCAAATGTCCTCCTCTTCAAAGTCCTTTTCAATCTCCATTGGTGCGGGCGCCAGCTCCAGCGGAGGTGTCTGGAGATGCAAATCGTCCCAGGTGACGGTTTCAAAGAATGGGTGGGCCTTCAGGGCCCCGTAGCTGCCCATGTCCTCACAACCCAGGCGACTGGTGGGATCTAAGACGAGGAGCTTTTGCACGAGGTCTCGGGCCTTTGGGAAAAAATCTTGGGGAAAGTCGTAGGCCAGCCTCATGATTTTCTGGAATACGAAGTACTCCGACAGGGCTTGGAAGGGCAGCTTCCCGCTGCTGAGGAAGTATACTATGCAGCCCAGAGCCCAGAGGTCGGAGCTCTTACAGGTGCCTCGTTCTAGCAGCAGCTCCGGGGAGACGTACTGAGCGGTGCCCACGAAGGAGTTCGTCCTGGTCAGCTTCTCGCTGCCGGAGCGGGGCAGGATTTTGGCCGAGCCGAAGTCTGTGATCTGGACGTGCATGTCGCCGGTGAGGAGAATGTTCTCCGGCTTCAGGTCTCGGTGGATGATTTCCTGGCCGTGCAAGTACTCCAGCGCGCAGACGAGCTCGGCGGTGTAGAAGCGGACGAGGGGCTCGACCAGGGGCCACGCTTTCTGCACGAATCGCAGGAGGTCTCCGTTCCTGGCGTAGCTCAGGCCAAAATAGAGCCTCTCCCCGTCCTGAAACGTGAAGTAGAGCTTGACGAAGAAGGGGTGCTCCAGGCGCATCAGGGCGTCCCGCTCGCTGATCACGTACCGGCTCATCTTCTGCTTAATCACGTGCTTTTTCTCCAGGATCTTCAGTGCATAGTCCCGGGACGTGGCCAGCTCCCGGGCCAGGACCACGGTGGAGAAGGAGCCCTTGCCCAGGACTGGGCCAAAGGCGAAGTCTTCGGGCCTCTTCTCCCAGGGCTGGCCTGGCCCGGCGTGGGGACCCGGCCCGGCCCCGATGCGGTCCATGGGAGTCTCGGCAGGCATCGCGCTGGGGTCGGGCTGCTTCGGTGCCTCAGGAGAGGTGCACGTGGAAGCGCCGGCTTCGCACAGAGCCGCCTCGCAGGGTGGCTTCTCGCGGCCGCCGGCCCCCCTCCGCCTCCAGGGACGCCACTCACGCAGCAGCTGCGCCAGCTTGGCAGCGATCAGTGGATCTTCAGGCCAGCGAGGTGATCCCGAGGCAGGTGAAGCTCCAAGTGAGTCTGGACCGCAGGGAGAGCGGAATATATCTCAGCCTGGGACCGCCTTttccccgccccgccccgccccctccccttCGCCCCACCCCCCAGGAGTACGCTGGAGCCCCGCAGGGGAGCTGATCCAGGTTAGGCCAACTGAGGCAGCTCCTCTGGGGCTGGGGGCGTTGGACTCCAGAAGCTGACCACCAGGCCACACTCCCCAAAAGGAGGCCCCAGCCCCAAAGCAGCTCGGGCGAAGAGGTACCCCAAACGcaaggggatagagagccagagggCGCGCCTCGGCCCATCccccttcccctcacccccaggACCCGAGTTCACACCTCACACaagccgtgtgaccctggcccAGTCATTTCACAttgattgcttcagtttcctcatctgtcaaataagctagagagggaaatggcgcAAGCTCAAAGGCGATCCCAAAGAGTCAACCCGGACAGCAGAGACTGAACTACAGAGTCCAGGCCCAGCGGTGAGGCGGAAGGACCGAAGGACAGACTGACCAACGGACCGAAGGACAGACGGCCCCAGACCTCTCAGACCAATCCAGCGGCTCCTCTCCTCGGCTCTGCCCATCTTTCCAACCTTTCCAGACTTTCGTAGGCCCTCCGGCTCATGGCGGTCCGGAGACGCCCCACCATGTTCCCGGGCGGCCCCAGCCCGGATGCCCTCCCAGCCCCGCTCCGGCCTCTGGTTTCCTGTAAGACTCAGGGAGACCCGCTCCAGGCTGCCGCCGCATACCCAGAAGCACACCGTAGCGGTGACTGGGTGCCAGGCAAGGGGCCCAGGAGGGGCCCTCCAGGCTTCCCCTTGAATTCTCCCGACAAtcctttgggggtggggtgggggccaGACGGAGAggcacacagagacagacagagatagagagacagagggagagagacagagggagagacagagacaaagagacagagacaggggagagacacacagagagagaaggagagacaaacagagatagaggcagaggcagagagagagggagagacagagacaaagtgacagacagagagagagagagggagagacaaagagacagagacagggggagagacacagagagagagagaggcagagacagacagggagggaACATGAGGGGGGAGAGAGCGAGCTTTCCCCTCTGCTCGTCCTTGGGATCACAGGTACAGTTGTGAGGGCTTCTGGCCAGCTGCCTACCAAGGGctttgcccaaggccacccagCCAGTTTGTGCCAGAGGGAGGCCCTGCACTTCCTGCCTCCAAGCTGGCTCTCCATgctgcctcagtggatagaggggaACCTGGATTCAGggagactcaagttcaaatcctgcctccaacccGGACAAGCTCTGGAACTTGGCCGAATCTCTGAAAACGGGGCCAGGAGAGAAGCTCCTTCCAGGATGGTTGTGGGGATAAAAGGAGAGATGGATTGTCAAACCCCGACCCTCCGACACCTATTCAACAAGGAACACCCCCTCAAAGGCACGCCGGTCCATGACGGGCTCATCATTGCCTCCAACAGGCCCAGGAGGGAGCAGGGCCTTctgggggggaggtggggggcaGCTTTACCTCCTCCCGGGGCACCACGATTCTCTCCTCTAGCCGAGCCAGCAGGCATTCGATGGCCAGCATGCGTTGATTCATTTCAAAGATCTGCGGCAGAAGAAAGAAGGGCAGAGGAAAGAGAACCCGCCTTCCGCCATTTCTGTAGAAGCGAGCAGTGGACAGCGGCACCCACCACCTCAGAGGTCCCAAGCCTGTCGGAGGGAGGCCTTCCAGAGGGACCACCGAATGGGAACAACCAAAGCCACCGAAGCAGCCCCCAGAGGAAGCCCCCTTACCACAATCATTGGatcagatttggagctggaaaggacagagcacttcattttacacattgagaaactgaggcccagagaggtcccAGAAGCCCAGCCCTAGAGCTCAAAGGGCATTGCATCCCTGTCCCTCATTAGACCAATGAGAAAAGCGAATCACCAAAAGCTTTAGCGATTTGCTTAGGGTCAATCATGAAGCTGGTAAGAGTCTGGtaagggcttcctgactccaggaccggCCTCTGCCTCATTCTCTCCCTGCTCTCTCACCCCACCATCCCCCAGTTTTAGAGTTCGTGGCAGAAAGCTGGCTGAGGTGGCAAAATGAACAAACTAAAACCTGATTCTGTGAATTCTCTCTCCAAACCGGGGGGAGCAGATATCCGATATcctctgggggggagggggagggagtaTTTACCCAACACGTCCAAATAAGAACCCCTGCTATTGATCCCCTCAGGAAGGCACAGATTAATTACAGACACTGATGGAGGTGAAGTGGCCATCAGATGTGCTGCGCCCAAGGGTCTATCTCTGGAAGGGGCCGTTGTGCTTCCTGTTAGCCAGCTAGCTCTCAGGGCCCCCAAACCCATCATCCTCTGGGGCTGAGATTGAGAAAAATCGATTCGTTTCCATTTCTCTCCCCAGACCCTGGTGGAGTCTCTTGTCATTATCCTTCCTGCTCCTCATTTGGTTtattggaagaaaggaaagggatgtTGCCAGGGCTTTGGTCTGTGGCACTTGAGGCACTCCAGGCTTGGGTGGGGgggtctccccccacccccaccccagccacTTCCCCAATGAATCAAATGATCCATCCATCCGGTCTTTTTAGGTGCTAAAAACTGTTTTCATGAGTCATTTCCTTAAGAGGCTCAGATCAGGATGATCAGATTGGAAATAATTCTCTGCTGGGCTCTCTCCGGCCACTGTGACCTCTTAAAACAGAGAGTAGTCACGGGGTAGCTACTCCCAGAGCATGGATTCCAGATGCTGTTCAAGCCCCCAACTTGATTGAAATCCTTGAGACAAAATAGTGCCAGGACAGTTAGAAAATACTGAAACtgaggtcagaaagacctgagttcaaatccagcctcagatgctagctgtgtgactctgggcaagtcaattcactctatttgtctctgtttcctcaactgtaaaagggggATGACAATAGCACCTCTGTCCCAGGGTTGTGATGATAAGACAAGATGGTATCTGTAAAGTGCCCAGCACAGGGCCTGCCACacagtaggcattatataaaggCCACTTATCATTGCTATTTTTCTTGTGAATGCTCTGTTGAGGACCTGCCTTTGGATTCTGTTTTGttcacttactatctgtgtctCTGgctcattgacctcttccctatgtggatggtctctgaggtcccttgcaGCCAGCATCGTCTTGGGTAAAATGAGGGGCTCACCTGTgatgatgagattaaatctaacatctctacttaactcacaagttggatggtctgtaacccacatatCCTAGAATGAGTAACAAagcagaatttactgactgcctcctgggcagtcctaagaaaaggtctgttgtgattggacacacaaactaagaggaaggcacaggaagtaatgcaaaagaggcccctttaaaaaaagACCTTAATGAACTGggctctctcttctggtttgtgaacaggacctgaaggagGCTTCTGGTTTGTGacctggacctgggactctgagaccttggggagactgttcttaaatctctctctcacaactacatgtggtgagtgaagaaggctgactcctttaacctcccaggaggtactagcctccaggaggctcccctgattgggagaagcccttgttgctaaaacccttgttaattgacttttagactctgaatgggcctctggagccctgctggagtaaagactagacttgaatacaaatctcttattctaccctcttctcatctctctacttccactctctcctatattttgtaaataaatttccataaaagtcattttgacttgaggttattcttaattggggatggataattattcaatccccttttaatatttacccaataaaaaccccttttcaccccttacaTTTGGCTGACCACTAAGGTTGTGCTGACTACCCTCAATCTTCTGatattttcttgactcttctttcactctgtaaacCTCAACTCAACACAGCTGAAGAGgtaagttcaaatttttttttctccttttaccttAAAATAAATAGCACACAGCTGTTTGAATTTTAGCCGCAGGGCCCTAAAGCCCCACCTGGGGAACTGTTTCCAAACTCCTTaggtgaaaaaaaaacaccatccCAATTAACTGATCCTCAGGTTTTTTCACCTGGGGAAGGACTGGCTGGTTTGCCTTACCGGCAACAAAactggctgatttttttttttttactaactgTGAGGGCCACACCTAGAGAAGAGTTTTCAATCtctctcagagggaaagcatctCTGCTCCTTGCCCCAAACAATTTCATCTTGTAAAAAATCTCCctaaaaaactggagaaaagcCATTAAGCTTAGCTCAATTTTGTTATTAGAGAGAGTGATTGTTAAAGCTGAAATTAACCAGTTTTAGACTCGTTTTGCTCctgaaaaactttcttttttccaagcCCCACGGGTCTCTAGAATTAAAGTAAGAAGTGAAACTTGGGGAAATTAATCAGGAACCACAAAAAAGCTGGTCCTTTTTACCTTGAGAGGCTTTTAGAGCCCCCCAAAAGggaaaaagtaatttataaaaattcctTTTGCCTCAGAAAAGCCGCATTTTGCCCAAAAGAGGAAGCACGTGCTCAGGAGGTACATGATTCTAGGTTTTTTACCCTTAGCAGCTACTTAATTCTATTCTTAGCCTCAGACAAAAGGTTCTTAGCCTGCCCTCCACccaaaatttaattaaatcttGAATTGGGGCATACTTAAAAGTACTTAAAGGGACCACACCCTTACTTGTGAATTTTCACACCTTGACCTTAACCCCTAGCCAAGGGAAAACCTACTCAGTAGCATCATCTACTGACAAAAACTAGAATTACATGCAACCTAATCATTACATTTAAACATGATAAGAAAAccattcaaaatgatttttgatAGCATTTCCCAAGCTGGAACAACATCGtttctttggtatttaaattGGCTCATAATCCCAGAGGATATAACACAGTGGATATACTTAACACTGTTCCTGGGTATGCTTACAGTAGCAGGATATATGGCCATCGATCTGTTTCTCTTTAAGAGAAGATTGACAAACAGTCAGAATAATCTGCAACACATTCAATATGGGGTTTATCCACATTATGCTCAGTGCCAGTATGGGGAtgcccagaggtgtgaccaaagcaaatctagatggatgatgatattggggagagg
The window above is part of the Gracilinanus agilis isolate LMUSP501 chromosome 4, AgileGrace, whole genome shotgun sequence genome. Proteins encoded here:
- the LOC123244679 gene encoding 3-phosphoinositide-dependent protein kinase 1-like codes for the protein MVGRLRTAMSRRAYENSLGASPASGSPRWPEDPLIAAKLAQLLREWRPWRRRGAGGREKPPCEAALCEAGASTCTSPEAPKQPDPSAMPAETPMDRIGAGPGPHAGPGQPWEKRPEDFAFGPVLGKGSFSTVVLARELATSRDYALKILEKKHVIKQKMSRYVISERDALMRLEHPFFVKLYFTFQDGERLYFGLSYARNGDLLRFVQKAWPLVEPLVRFYTAELVCALEYLHGQEIIHRDLKPENILLTGDMHVQITDFGSAKILPRSGSEKLTRTNSFVGTAQYVSPELLLERGTCKSSDLWALGCIVYFLSSGKLPFQALSEYFVFQKIMRLAYDFPQDFFPKARDLVQKLLVLDPTSRLGCEDMGSYGALKAHPFFETVTWDDLHLQTPPLELAPAPMEIEKDFEEEDIWQSPPLAPAQPAFLQASSKVEGYTYYLDENSLELDLNFSEEERSLLLEKQAQGNPWHRFVDNRLILKMGPVNRRKGLFASTQRYQLLLTEGPCLYFVDPISKVLKGEILWSPELRPQVKSFKTFFVHTPNKIYHLVDPSRNAQNWCQKIQAVCLERYKNSPDPAFREFMFQGETKHFPPSGSRRDLQLVNSLPS